TTGCCCTTGATAATTTCAGTAATCAGATAGGGGCGCAAGCGAATGCCAGCCCAGGTTGGCAACAAATTCAGCTCATGCTCATCAAGCTCTAGCTCGGCTGGTGGATTAGCGGCGATCCGTTCGACCAAGGTTGAGCCATCATCGCCACTTTGAGCATCGAAGGCCAGCCAAGTCAAAAAGCGCTCTGAGCCACGATCTTCTAGCTCATCAAGTTCGCTCATATCGGCGGCGGTATAGCGTCCGCCCCAATATTGCTCAAACAAGCTAGGCGTGCTCGGAGCTAATTCTTCGCTTTGGGTGGCCTCGATCAATTTAGGAAACAACCGATCTTGAGCACGGCGTAATAAGCGCAACTGGTCTTCCTGCGCACGGTCAGCTGCTTCATGACATTGCTTATATTTTTTGCCACTGCCACAAGGGCATGGGTCGTTGCGGCCTACTTTTGCCATAGAACTACTCCTAGATTATGCTGCTGAGGGCATGCTAAAGATAAAGGTACTGCCTTTGCCTGGGGTGCTATCGACCCAAATGCGGCCACCATGAGCCTCAATCACCTGTTTGCAATAGGCCAAGCCAACCCCGCCGATGCGTTGTTCGCCAACCTGCTTGCTGAAACGATCGAAAATACGGCCTGCGAGTTCAACCGGAATACTTGGGCCTTGGTCGGCGATCCGCACTTGGGCATTGCCGCCAGTGTTGCTCACTTGCACCCGTACCATGCTATAGGCTGGACTGCGGCGCAGGGCGTTATCCAACAAGTGGCTCATCACCCGCCGCATCTTATCGGCATCGAAGGCAAGGCCACCACTATCAGCACCATACTCCAACACCAAGTTGATTGCCCGTTGTTGGGCTTGGGGTGTAGATTGGGCAATGCTACCTTCGATCAGTGGCCGCAATGGATTGGCCAAGCGATGCAGGCTGTTGGGGTCGCCATGCAAACGGCTCATTTCCATCAGGGTATTGGTTAGCTCAACCAAGCGCGAGGTGGTACGACGGGCAGTCGATAAAACCCGCTCATTGCCATCGCCCAAATCGCCAGCCAACAAGGTATCTTGGGCCGCCAACACCGAATTCAGCGGATCATGCATATCTTGCACGAGGAAATCGAGCAATTGCGAACGCATTTCTTCAACTTCTAATTCGGTAGTTTTATCGTGGAAAACCCCAACGTAGCCCAAGACACTGCCTGCGCTACTACGAATTGGCACTTGGTTGAGGCCAATCACGGGCTTGCGGGTGCCTTGTTGTTGCTCAAAGACCACCCGTTGGCGTTCGCCTTCGCGTTCGTTACTAATCACTCGCAAACGTCCAGTGTTTTCTTGGCTCCATTGATTAAGGGCTTGGCCTTCGAGCGTACCGCCAAACGCTTCGTTCAACAACTGACGAGCAGCAGCATTGGCCTGCAAAATGATGCCATTGCTATCGGCCAACACCACGCCATCGCTAGCTGCGCCTAGCACCGCCGCCAGTCGATCACGCTCTTGCACCAACAATTGGGCAGCGCGTTCGACCCGCTCTTGCTCTTCGCCAAGCTGCTTGTTGAGTTGGGTGGTTGATTCGTGGCCGACAGTTTGTTGGCGATCAAAAGCGCGTAAGGCTGCGCTACAAACCAAGGCAAAAATGCTAATTACCAGCACAAAAGCGCTGAGCAAGCTCCATTGAATTAATTGATTGGTACTTGGTTCAGCGGCGGCAAAATAAGCCGCTGCCCATAAACTGGCTAAACTAACAACCGTAACAATAGCAGTATGCAAGGGGCGCAAGGTCAGTGCAGCACACAAAACGGGCAGGGCGGCGCTGATAATCGCCAATTCGCGTTGCTCGGGGAAAACCATGGTTGCACCCAAAGCGATGCTGAGCGTGCCAATAATCAAGGCCCAACCACTCAAGGGCAAGCGTCGCCGCAAGCCAGCAATCAGGCCAACCAAAGCAGCCAATGAGCCAACTCCGCCAGCAATGGCTCCAATCAGCATCGTTTGAGAGCCAAAATTCAAGCCACTCCACGCTGCCAGCCCTGCACCAAGCGCCAACACCACCAAGGCAATTGGCAATAACAACCGACTTAAGGGCGAACGTGGGATAGTTATCGCAGCCGTTTGACTAGGCTGCTCGGTAATTGCGACGCTTTCAGTCATGAGCCAATCCTCAATCCATCTAAGCTAGGGCTGCCCAATTATACTACGGTGTGACGTTATAGCTGTAATCGGCTGCCTCGGTTGTGCCTTGAGTTGTAGCATTGACCACCAAAACCGCTCGTCGATTAGCCGGAATCAGCCAACGCGCTTGACCATTATCGGTTGGAATTGCGACAACTTCAGCAACCCCAGCTTGATCATACAGCACTGCCGTTAGCACCCAACGCTGCGCCAGTTGATTACGCACTGGCACAAAACCAGCCCCGCTCCATTCAGCCATTACATTGTCGATTGTGAGATTGCTCAAGGCTAAACCAGCAGCATTATACGCTTCATCGTTAATAACCCAAAATCGCAATTGAATTTGTTGACCAGCCCATGGCCCAAGATCGATGCTTTCTGCTTGCCACGCGGTTTGTTGGCCTGTCCAGCCAGCCCCAATATTTAAGCCAACCGGATTGGCTCCAGTGCTGGCTTGAGTCGCAATCGCTTGCCAGGTTTGGCCATTATCTTGCGAGAGGCTGAGATAGGCATAATCGTAATCTTGCTCTAAATCAAACCAGCGTTGATAGCTCAGGCTACTGCCAGCGCTGGGCACTTGAATTGCTGTGGTGAGCGTGCTCACTCGCGCATCGCCGCGCCCGCCCCACCATGTGGCGCTACTTGTCACATCGGCGGCGAAAATAGGCACTGTGGTATTGCCCTGCCATTCAACAGTTCGTTCGCTGCTGGCGCTATCAAAAGCCAAATAATCGCTGCCAAATTGCTGAATGCTCAAGTTTTGCTCGCTGCTCTGGGCTGGCTCTGGCAACACAGCCCGAGGCAAATCGTAGCTATAACGGCCATCGGCGAGATCAGGATCATTCACCAAATTGGCGACCGCCCAAGCTGCAAACAGCTGATCAAAGCTGGTCAAATCGGGGTAGCGGGTAGCCATCAAACTCGTAATGCTGGTCAAATTATCGCCAGCATCAGCAGCAGCCAAGGTTCCCATCGGCAAGCCGTCGAGTTGCTGATCGAGATAACCGAGGAAAAGCTGAGCCGCACCATAATGTTTGAGCGCAGTGCCAGGGCTGCTGGCCCACGCATTGAGTTGGGTATCCGGCGAGGCCAGAAAATCGAGTGCCAAACTATCGTTGCCATAGCCTGAACGATTTTCGCTCAACATCGAAGCGCCTTCATTGAGCCAAGTGGCGGGGTGGCTCAGCACATTCCGATGCAACAGATGCTGCATTTCGTGAATTAACGTGGCGACATAGCCAAAATCGCTGGGTGGCATGGCCGCAGCGTTAATCACCAACATCTCGCGTTCGTTGGAATATGGATTGATCGCTTGGGGCAATTCGTTATCGCTGGCGTAATAGCCGCCCGCCCCGTTGACCGCAGCATTCAAGACCGTTACCGGCACTTGAGGCCAAGCCTGTTGCGGATACCATTTGGCTAGCAACGGCCAACCAACCTGTTCAAATTGCTGAGCAGCATTAATCAGCGCTTGTTGATCAACTGGCAAATCATCGGCCACATAAATTAATAGGTGAGTGGTACTAAGTTGAAGGGTGGCACTGATATTGCGCTGTTGATTGCTAGTTAAATCGGTAACCCAAAAGCTGCGGCGCTCGTATGGTGGGGGCATTTCCAAACGTAGTGGTTGAGGTTTTTCGCTAAGCAAGCGCCAATCAACGGCAAGTTGGGCCAAATCGCGCTCAAGCCCTTGTTGGCTGGCAAGTTCCACCGCCGCTTCATCGGCAATGATTGGGATGCTTGTGGCCAGTGCTTGAGTCGGGCTGAGAGTTTGAGCTAGGGTTGGCAAGCTTGGTTGAATTGGAATTTGGGTGCTGGTTGCAGGTGCGGTTGCGCTACAACCCACCAACATCCACAGCAAAAGGCAGATTCGCCAGCGACGCATACCATTATCCTTATCGCAATTTTGCTATCAGGATAGCACAGAACCTTGGTAGACATGGCATATATTGCCATCTATAATCGCAGTATCCTCCGTTAGCCAGTTTATTGAAGGAGCGAAGCCCATGAAACAGTGGATGAGTCGGATGTTGTTGGGCGTGTTAGCAATTGCCTTGAGCGGTTGTGTTGCCTCACAAGTCGAAACCACAATCAGCGGTGATGGCAGTGGCACGAATACGTTTAAAGTAGGTATGGATGCCGAAACAATGGCCATGATGGCAAGCATGGGTGGCACCGAGGGCGAAGATCCCTTTAAACAAACCAGAGATGATGTTTCAGGTTATCCAGCTGAGTGGGCTGCAACTACCAGCGATTGGAAAGAAAAACTTGGCGAAACCGAGTTCCAAGGCGTACAGATTAACATGAAATTTGCCAACGTTGCGACCTTGAACGAGCAATTAAGCCAATTTTTGAGTGACTCGGGCAGCAGCGATAGCCCAACCGGCCAAGCGTTATCGAATCTTAAAATAACCGATGATGGCGAAACCTTCACTGTATCCGGCAATGCAATGGCCACCGATTTGGCTGCTGCCGCCGAGAGCGAAGGCGCTGGCATGCCTGGCATGGGCGATTCGTTGAAAAAGGCT
This genomic interval from Herpetosiphon gulosus contains the following:
- a CDS encoding ATP-binding protein; translated protein: MTESVAITEQPSQTAAITIPRSPLSRLLLPIALVVLALGAGLAAWSGLNFGSQTMLIGAIAGGVGSLAALVGLIAGLRRRLPLSGWALIIGTLSIALGATMVFPEQRELAIISAALPVLCAALTLRPLHTAIVTVVSLASLWAAAYFAAAEPSTNQLIQWSLLSAFVLVISIFALVCSAALRAFDRQQTVGHESTTQLNKQLGEEQERVERAAQLLVQERDRLAAVLGAASDGVVLADSNGIILQANAAARQLLNEAFGGTLEGQALNQWSQENTGRLRVISNEREGERQRVVFEQQQGTRKPVIGLNQVPIRSSAGSVLGYVGVFHDKTTELEVEEMRSQLLDFLVQDMHDPLNSVLAAQDTLLAGDLGDGNERVLSTARRTTSRLVELTNTLMEMSRLHGDPNSLHRLANPLRPLIEGSIAQSTPQAQQRAINLVLEYGADSGGLAFDADKMRRVMSHLLDNALRRSPAYSMVRVQVSNTGGNAQVRIADQGPSIPVELAGRIFDRFSKQVGEQRIGGVGLAYCKQVIEAHGGRIWVDSTPGKGSTFIFSMPSAA